Proteins found in one Lysinibacillus fusiformis genomic segment:
- a CDS encoding B12-binding domain-containing radical SAM protein translates to MNTILTTLNAKYIHTNLALRYLKGAALPEFNPIIAEYTIKDPAFNIVSDLFQKKPDIVGFSCYIWNIEETIHVIKMLKTVCPNVKILLGGPEVSYDSHHWLRRIPEVDFIVMGEGETSFKQLLRYFNGDILLEDVPGICYLEGEKVKIHAMPPKIDLRELPSPFRFEEDLPYLGKRIQYIETSRGCPFSCQFCLSSIEVGVRYFNREKIKEDIRFLMDNGARTIKFVDRTFNISRSYAMEMFQFLIDEHKPGVVFQFEITADIMRPEVIQFLNDNAPKGLFRFEIGVQSTNDLTNTLVKRRQNFEKLKRTVTMVKDGGKIDQHLDLIAGLPEEDYASFRQTFNDVFAMRPEELQLGFLKLLRGTGLRLEAEKFGYTYVDLSPYEIFSNNVLTFDDIVRIKHAEDVLEKYWNDHRMDHTIEYLVTEVFDTPFDFFQNFGTYWETKGWSRIGHQLEDLFRRLLMFLETIEDVNLNIVQSLMQLDYLMAQQFQPRKLWWNERPTEDQQKALYHALRENPAIAGEEFANFKLSEKELFKHTLIIPHSLDYQDFINGKIVPKNGYLLTYFRHGQAPYFATIYSK, encoded by the coding sequence ATGAATACTATTTTAACTACTTTAAATGCAAAGTATATTCACACAAATTTAGCATTGCGCTATTTAAAAGGCGCAGCTTTACCGGAGTTTAACCCAATTATAGCAGAGTATACTATTAAAGATCCTGCTTTTAATATTGTATCAGATTTATTCCAAAAAAAACCTGATATTGTTGGATTTAGTTGCTATATTTGGAACATCGAAGAAACGATTCACGTTATTAAAATGTTAAAAACGGTCTGTCCAAATGTTAAAATTTTGCTCGGAGGGCCTGAGGTTTCTTATGATTCTCACCATTGGTTACGTCGAATACCTGAGGTAGACTTCATTGTGATGGGTGAAGGAGAAACTTCATTTAAACAATTACTGCGCTACTTTAATGGTGACATATTACTGGAAGATGTTCCTGGTATTTGTTATTTAGAGGGCGAGAAAGTCAAGATTCACGCTATGCCACCTAAAATTGATTTGCGTGAATTACCAAGTCCTTTTCGTTTCGAGGAGGATCTTCCCTATCTAGGTAAACGAATTCAATATATTGAAACAAGTCGAGGCTGCCCATTTAGCTGCCAATTTTGTTTATCTTCTATTGAAGTGGGCGTCCGATACTTCAACCGTGAAAAAATAAAAGAGGATATTCGTTTCTTAATGGATAACGGAGCTCGAACAATTAAATTCGTGGATCGTACCTTCAATATCAGCCGTAGCTATGCTATGGAAATGTTCCAATTTTTAATTGATGAACACAAACCTGGCGTTGTGTTCCAATTTGAAATCACGGCCGATATTATGCGTCCTGAAGTAATTCAATTCTTAAATGACAATGCACCAAAAGGTTTGTTCCGTTTCGAAATAGGTGTTCAATCGACGAACGATTTAACAAATACTCTTGTGAAACGTCGTCAAAACTTTGAAAAACTAAAGCGAACAGTAACAATGGTGAAAGATGGCGGAAAAATAGATCAACATTTAGATTTAATTGCTGGATTGCCAGAGGAAGATTATGCAAGCTTCCGTCAAACATTTAATGATGTTTTTGCAATGCGGCCAGAGGAATTGCAGCTTGGATTTTTAAAGCTTTTACGCGGTACTGGTCTTCGTTTAGAAGCTGAAAAGTTTGGCTATACCTATGTGGATCTATCTCCTTACGAAATCTTTTCAAATAATGTTCTAACATTTGATGATATCGTTCGCATTAAACATGCTGAGGATGTTCTTGAGAAGTATTGGAATGATCACCGTATGGATCATACGATTGAATACTTAGTGACAGAGGTCTTTGATACACCATTTGATTTCTTCCAGAATTTTGGGACGTATTGGGAAACAAAAGGCTGGTCTCGTATTGGCCATCAGCTGGAAGATTTATTCCGCCGTTTATTAATGTTTTTAGAAACTATTGAAGATGTGAATTTAAACATTGTCCAGAGTTTAATGCAGCTTGATTATTTAATGGCTCAGCAGTTCCAACCACGGAAGCTATGGTGGAATGAACGTCCAACAGAAGACCAACAAAAGGCCCTTTATCATGCCTTACGAGAAAATCCAGCTATCGCTGGTGAGGAATTTGCTAACTTTAAGTTATCTGAAAAAGAGTTGTTTAAGCATACCTTGATCATCCCCCACTCTCTTGACTATCAAGATTTCATAAATGGCAAAATTGTACCAAAAAATGGCTATCTGTTAACCTATTTCCGTCATGGTCAAGCGCCCTATTTTGCAACAATCTACTCTAAATAA
- a CDS encoding ATP-binding protein, which yields MNVNEAAIKLFNLNLTYIGYLAMDEPSNFKWTKFVKQLQNDLRSEEIFNIRTVGNDYEMLSFKCFYDPNTEEIVAQISTLNDDVAHKLYVSQAHERAQSFNAYDYLPYAVIVSDASGIILGLNKYAEMFLKVENSQLLHKAHQHIFDSFTLKKGQITSYLSKLMGEKHASIHVVDETQVSRTCYYEISSIFDEYNNIIVTVINDETEKKQLQHKVEHQQALNVVGQMAASIAHEIRNPLTSLKGFTELLKLNADDESRMYLSVIDSELQRMEQILSELLVLSKPTTMKVELLELDHIVKQVIEFMLPDALMKNIMIQYISTSNQVYIGGSENRLKQVLMNLIKNAMESMNNGGTITVEMATIDCAIVELMIKDEGVGMDSKTLQNLFQPFYTTKSTGTGLGLAFVKKVIEEHEGVIGVSSELQKGTCFHLQFPIYTFNQMDTMEVSTKDSAYLVT from the coding sequence TTGAACGTCAATGAGGCTGCTATCAAACTTTTTAATCTTAATTTAACGTATATTGGCTATTTAGCTATGGACGAGCCATCTAATTTTAAATGGACTAAGTTCGTCAAACAGTTACAAAATGATTTACGTTCAGAAGAAATTTTCAATATTCGCACAGTTGGAAATGACTACGAAATGTTATCTTTCAAATGTTTTTACGATCCCAATACAGAAGAAATCGTTGCGCAAATTTCAACATTAAATGATGATGTTGCTCATAAATTATATGTTAGTCAAGCACATGAGAGAGCGCAATCTTTTAATGCCTATGATTACTTACCTTATGCTGTCATTGTTAGTGACGCTAGCGGTATTATTCTTGGGCTTAATAAATATGCAGAAATGTTTCTGAAAGTTGAAAATTCGCAGCTCCTTCATAAAGCGCATCAACATATATTCGATTCATTTACATTGAAAAAAGGACAAATTACATCCTACCTATCTAAACTAATGGGTGAAAAACATGCAAGCATTCATGTAGTCGATGAAACACAAGTGAGCAGAACTTGCTATTATGAAATTTCCAGTATTTTTGATGAATACAATAATATTATTGTCACTGTTATTAATGATGAAACAGAGAAAAAGCAACTTCAGCATAAAGTCGAGCATCAGCAAGCATTAAATGTTGTTGGACAGATGGCTGCGAGTATTGCGCATGAAATTCGTAACCCATTAACTTCTTTAAAAGGTTTTACGGAATTACTAAAGTTGAATGCTGATGATGAATCACGCATGTATCTCTCTGTTATTGACAGTGAGCTTCAACGGATGGAACAAATCTTATCCGAACTTTTAGTATTGTCCAAGCCAACAACGATGAAAGTGGAATTATTAGAACTGGATCATATTGTAAAGCAAGTCATTGAGTTTATGCTACCAGATGCACTTATGAAAAATATTATGATTCAGTATATTTCTACTTCTAATCAAGTATATATTGGCGGCAGCGAGAATCGATTAAAGCAAGTGCTGATGAACCTGATCAAAAATGCAATGGAATCCATGAATAATGGCGGTACGATTACCGTCGAAATGGCAACGATTGACTGTGCGATTGTCGAACTTATGATAAAAGATGAAGGTGTTGGCATGGACAGCAAGACACTTCAAAACCTATTCCAGCCTTTTTACACGACAAAATCAACAGGGACAGGACTGGGCCTTGCTTTCGTGAAAAAGGTGATTGAAGAGCATGAAGGTGTAATAGGCGTTAGTAGCGAATTACAGAAGGGGACATGCTTCCATCTGCAATTTCCAATTTACACATTTAATCAGATGGATACAATGGAAGTATCCACAAAAGATTCTGCTTATTTAGTAACATAA
- a CDS encoding MarR family winged helix-turn-helix transcriptional regulator, which produces MPSEDLKQSLKLYIVLSRALKSINETTHQLFQDNGLNPTEFAVLELLYHKGRQPLQQIGNKILLASGSITYVIDKLEKRGYLLRVSCPADRRVTYAEITPEGEAFMGELFPKHEQHLHELMSVLSPEEKEQAITLLKKIGLSIKDLSY; this is translated from the coding sequence ATGCCGTCAGAAGATCTAAAACAATCTTTAAAATTATATATTGTATTATCACGTGCACTAAAATCAATTAATGAGACAACACATCAATTATTTCAGGATAATGGTTTAAACCCAACTGAATTTGCTGTTCTAGAGCTTCTCTATCATAAAGGAAGACAGCCATTACAGCAAATTGGCAATAAAATTTTGTTAGCCAGTGGGTCTATTACGTATGTCATTGACAAGCTGGAGAAGAGAGGTTACTTATTACGAGTATCTTGTCCTGCTGATCGTCGTGTTACGTATGCAGAAATCACCCCAGAAGGTGAAGCATTTATGGGAGAGCTGTTCCCAAAACACGAACAGCATTTGCATGAATTAATGAGTGTGCTATCACCAGAAGAAAAAGAACAAGCTATTACGTTGTTGAAGAAAATAGGCCTTTCTATAAAGGATTTATCTTATTAA